One window from the genome of Alnus glutinosa chromosome 13, dhAlnGlut1.1, whole genome shotgun sequence encodes:
- the LOC133854190 gene encoding lysine-specific demethylase JMJ13, translating into MVEGRGCFSKEAKNGLEFLKRKRLQRMKSETVTQTVRVTNVMTRSGGDALRATGSCGVRLHGGAEVFSKRKVDKFDTSDLEWTEKIPECPVYRPTKDEFEDPLVYLQKIAPEALRYGICKIISPLSASVPAGIVLMKEKSGFKFTTRVQPLRYAEWDSDDKVTFFMSGRNYTFRDFEKMANKVFARRYCSVGSLPATYMEKDFWQEISCGKTETVEYACDVDGSAFSASPSDQLGNSKWNLKNLSRLPKSILRLLDRAIPGVTDPMLYIGMLFSMFAWHVEDHYLYSINYHHCGAAKTWYGIPGHAALEFEKVVREHVYTRDILSTDGEDGAFDVLLGKTTLFPPNILLEHGVPVYKAVQKPGEFIITFPRAYHAGFSHGFNCGEAVNFAIGDWFPLGAVASRRYAFLNRVPLLPHEELLCNEAMLLYTSLELEDLDYSSADFVSNRWVKISFVNLMRFQHCARWALMKSGACTGVSSFSHETIVCSICKRDCYVAYINCNCYMHPVCLRHDIESLGFSCGSDYTLFLREDISEMEAAAKKFEQGGGGISEEIHRHARSGNDLDSPRFSHMFQRAEEDGYSPYCEIKFELNPQLSVTTQLSQEVECVADSQPVLSSAKENMRSEVSEASVSYAASTLSSSVEPLESSSVPNNVKGNANFNFGNPDSKKYSEEASRCAYESYLSSQSCDEYWTSLPNNLHRPGVKPIVDQDSDDSDSEIFRVKRRTSLKVDKRDVNEAMRAKHSDHQGLKRLKKVQAEGRCEQVVRSDCCRTDESNCKSVPPSNCKEAPDSALRDRFGRGSGIPISIKYKKLGNEEAISRQREHHRKDSRYQLELGKAIREPPPTENGPKRLKVRGPSYVGTESRFELKFRSLE; encoded by the exons ATG GTAGAAGGAAGGGGCTGTTTTTCCAAAGAAGCTAAAAATGGGTTAGAATTTCTGAAGCGTAAAAGGCTTCAGCGAATGAAATCAGAAACCGTTACTCAGACTGTGAGGGTCACTAACGTGATGACTAGGAGTGGAGGAGATGCTTTGAGAGCTACAGGATCATGTGGTGTGAGGCTGCATGGTGGTGCAGAAGTCTTTTCAAAGCGCAAGGTTGACAAGTTTGACACAAGCGATTTAGAATGGACTGAGAAAATTCCGGAGTGCCCTGTATACCGTCCAACAAAGGACGAGTTTGAGGATCCTTTGGTCTATTTGCAGAAGATAGCTCCAGAAGCCTTGAGATATG GTATATGCAAGATTATTTCCCCATTGAGTGCTTCCGTTCCAGCTGGGATTGTATTGATGAAGGAGAAATCTGGTTTCAAGTTCACAACTAGAGTACAGCCTCTTCGTTATGCAGAGTGGGACTCTGATGACAAGGTCACCTTTTTCATGAGTGGAAG AAATTATACATTTCGTGATTTCGAGAAAATGGCAAACAAGGTTTTTGCTCGTAGATATTGTAGTGTGGGAAGTCTTCCTGCCACATACATGGAAAAAGATTTTTGGCAAGAAATTTCTTGTGGGAAGACAGAAACTGTTGAATATGCATGCGATGTTGATGGTAGTGCCTTTTCAGCTTCTCCCAGTGATCAGCTTGGAAATAGCAAATGGAATTTGAAG AATCTTTCACGGTTGCCGAAGTCCATTTTGCGTCTTCTGGATAGAGCTATTCCG GGTGTCACTGACCCTATGCTTTACATTGGAATGCTGTTCAGTATGTTTGCTTGGCATGTGGAAGATCATTACTTGTACAG TATAAATTATCATCACTGTGGGGCAGCAAAAACTTGGTACGGCATTCCAGGTCACGCGGCTTTGGAATTTGAAAAGGTGGTCAGGGAACATGTCTATACTCGCGATATTTTATCAACTGATGGCGAGGATGGAGCTTTTGATGTTCTTCTGGGGAAAACTACTTTGTTTCCACCCAATATTTTGTTGGAACATGGTGTACCTGTCTACAAGGCTGTGCAAAAGCCTGGGGAGTTCATAATTACCTTCCCAAGAGCATATCATGCTGGATTTAGTCATG GTTTCAATTGCGGCGAGGCAGTGAACTTTGCAATTGGTGATTGGTTTCCGTTGGGGGCTGTAGCTAGCCGGCGCTATGCATTTCTTAACAGGGTACCTCTGCTTCCTCATGAGGAACTTCTGTGTAATGAAGCAATGCTTCTCTATACGAGTTTAGAACTTGAAGATTTGGACTATTCATCTGCAGACTTTGTCTCTAATCGTTGGGTTAagatttcttttgtaaatctGATGCGTTTCCAGCATTGTGCCCGATGGGCTTTGATGAAATCAGGGGCTTGCACTGGTGTTTCTTCATTCTCGCATGAAACTATTGTATGCAGCATATGCAAACGGGATTGTTATGTAGCTTACATCAACTGCAACTGTTACATGCACCCTGTGTGCCTTCGCCATG ATATTGAGTCTCTTGGCTTCTCGTGTGGGAGTGATTATACTCTCTTTTTGAGGGAGGATATTTCAGAAATGGAAGCTGCAGCCAAGAAATTTGAGCAGGGAGGAGGGGGAATATCAGAGGAGATTCATCGGCATGCTAGAAGTGGTAATGACTTGGATTCGCCTCGGTTTTCACATATGTTTCAGAGAGCTGAAGAAGATGGATATTCTCCTTATTGCGAGATAAAATTTGAGTTGAACCCTCAGCTTTCTGTTACAACTCAGTTGTCACAAGAGGTAGAGTGTGTTGCTGATAGCCAGCCCGTGTTGAGTTCTGCCAAAGAAAATATGAGATCTGAAGTATCTGAAGCCTCTGTTTCTTATGCTGCATCAACTCTTTCTTCTTCAGTAGAGCCTCTTGAGAGTTCATCTGTACCAAACAAT GTAAAGGGGAATGCTAACTTTAATTTTGGGAATCCTGACTCTAAAAAGTATTCTGAAGAAGCTTCACGGTGTGCATATGAATCTTATCTATCCTCACAGTCTTGTGATGAATATTGGACTTCACTTCCGAACAATCTTCATAGACCAGGGGTTAAGCCTATTGTGGATCAAGACAGTGATGATTCTGATTCAGAGATATTTAGGGTCAAGCGTCGTACTTCACTGAAGGTGGATAAAAGAGATGTGAATGAGGCCATGCGCGCAAAACATTCTGATCACCAG GGGCTTAAACGGCTGAAAAAAGTCCAGGCTGAAGGGAGATGCGAGCAAGTGGTGCGCTCTGATTGCTGCAGAACCGATGAATCTAATTGTAAATCTGTTCCCCCTAGTAATTGTAAAGAAGCTCCAGATAGTGCTTTGAGGGACAGGTTTGGCAGAGGAAGTGGCATTCCCATTTCCATAAAGTATAAGAAGTTGGGCAATGAGGAAGCAATAAGTAGACAGCGAGAACACCACAGGAAGGATAGTAGGTATCAGCTTGAATTGGGAAAGGCCATAAGGGAACCACCCCCAACAGAGAACGGGCCGAAGCGCCTTAAAGTCAGAGGCCCGTCATACGTAGGGACAGAGAGCAGGTTTGAATTGAAGTTTAGATCACTAGAGTGA